The proteins below come from a single Phycisphaerae bacterium genomic window:
- a CDS encoding corrinoid protein: protein MSDLKKLHDALLAGDAKTVVAVTKEALEGGIAPGDLVYKHMVPALSEAGAKFEANELFVPELLLIARAMKNAMEIIRPLLAKSGAKPVGRVAIGTVKGDLHDIGKNLVASMLEGGGFEVVDLGVDVSAEKFIAAVKEKSVNVIALSALLTTTMPFIKTVIEALKSSGLRDKVKVIVGGAPVTQDYANEVGADGYSDNANGAVTIARKLVA from the coding sequence CTGTTGGCCGGCGACGCAAAGACCGTGGTGGCCGTCACCAAGGAAGCCCTGGAAGGCGGGATCGCCCCCGGCGACCTGGTGTACAAGCACATGGTCCCCGCTCTGAGCGAAGCCGGCGCTAAGTTCGAGGCCAACGAGCTGTTCGTGCCCGAACTCCTTCTGATCGCTCGAGCGATGAAGAACGCCATGGAGATCATCCGCCCGCTGTTGGCCAAGAGCGGGGCTAAGCCTGTCGGCCGGGTGGCGATCGGCACGGTCAAGGGCGATCTGCACGACATCGGCAAGAACCTGGTCGCATCCATGCTCGAGGGCGGCGGGTTCGAGGTGGTCGATCTGGGCGTCGACGTCAGTGCTGAAAAGTTCATCGCCGCGGTCAAGGAGAAGAGCGTCAACGTCATCGCTCTGTCCGCCCTGCTGACAACGACGATGCCATTTATCAAGACCGTGATTGAGGCCCTCAAGTCCTCCGGACTGCGGGACAAGGTCAAGGTCATCGTCGGCGGCGCTCCTGTCACCCAGGACTACGCCAACGAGGTCGGCGCCGACGGCTACAGCGATAACGCCAACGGAGCCGTGACCATCGCACGGAAGCTCGTTGCCTAG